TAAAAGAAAAAACTGGTTTAGTCATAGATGCGTACTTCTCGGCCACCAAATTGAAATGGCTCCTGGACAATGTAGAAGGCGCAAGGGAAAAAGCGAAAAAAGGAGAATTACTCTTTGGTACTGTTGATACCTGGCTCATTTGGAACCTAACTGGCGGGAAGGTTCATGTAACAGACTACTCAAATGCGTCAAGAACAATGCTTTTCAATATAAACACATTAAACTGGGATGAAGAGTTGCTTGAATTATTTGATATACCAAAATCTGTCCTTCCTGAAGTTTGGCCATCGAGTTGTAAATATGGTTACACGAGTGATGAAATCTTTGGGGAAAAGATACCTATCTCTGGAGATGCGGGTGATCAACAAGCGGCACTCTTTGGGCAGGTTTGTTGTGAACCAGGTATGGTGAAGAACACCTATGGTACAGGGTGCTTCATACTAATGAATACAGGTGAAAGACCTGTTCGTTCCCAATCTGGCCTTTTGACAACTATTGCTTGGGGATTGGAAGAGAAAAAGGTGTGTTATGCACTCGAAGGCAGCGTTTTTGTCGCAGGTGCTGCTATTCAATGGCTCAGAGACGGTATTAAATTGATTGAAAAGGCTTCAGATACGGAATATCTTGCATCGGCTGTTCCAGATTCTGCTGGTGTCTATTTTGTGCCTGCTTTCGTTGGTCTTGGTGCACCTTATTGGGACATGTATGCGCGTGGAACAATCGTGGGTATAACAAGAGGGACTTTGAAAGAGCATATCGTTCGCGCAACTCTTGAATCTATTGCCTATCAAACAAAAGACGTCGTTGATGTAATGTCGAGCGAGTCAAAGATTGAGCTTAGATCTCTGAGAGTAGATGGTGGCGCTTCTGTGAACAATTTTCTGATGCAATTTCAGTCAGATATACTCGGTGTGCCTGTCGAGAGACCAAAGGTAAACGAAACTACCGCACTTGGTGCAGCGTATCTTGCTGGGTTAGCTACAGGCTATTGGCAAAATCACGATGAAATAAAGAGGCAGTGGCAACTTGACAGAAGATTCGAGCCGAGAATGAATTGTGAAGAAAGACAAAGGTTATACTCAGGATGGAAAAGAGCAGTCAAAAGGGCAACCAGGTGGGTTGAAGAATGATAAACTACTTTGAATTTCCAATAGTTCCTGCTATCAGAGAAGATACTTCAATACAAAAAGCACTTTCGTGTAAGGCAACCTCTGCCTTTTTATTAACAGGAGACATTATGGAACTTGGTCAAATCATACAACTCTTTCACAATAGTGGCAAATACGTCTTTGTGCACATAGATCTGGTTAAAGGACTTGGTAAAGATGAAGCCGCATTGAAATTTCTCAAAATTCAACTCAGAGCAGATGGTGTGATAACAACAAAAGGTAATCTCGTAACTTTTGCAAAGAAAATCGATCTTGTCCCCATTCAGAGAATCTTTCTTCTTGATTCTCAATCTCTTGTTACAGGCATCCAGCAAGCTAAATCACATACTCCAGATTACATAGAAGTATTACCGGGATTGTTACCCGATCTCATAAAGCAAATAAAAGATGAAACAAAGATTCCCGTCATAACAGGAGGACTCATAAAAACCTTAAATCAGGTTAAAGAAGCTTTGATTAAAGGTGCAACGGCAGTCTCAACCAGTGAAGAGTCACTGTGGAATATCTCGCTCTGAATTTTTCAAAACGGTTCTCGTCGCGATGACGTCCACACCTGTATCAAAGATGTTTTTCAAGATAACGTCCCCAACTTTCACGGGGGCGTTTACTTTTATCTCTCTGAGTTTTTTCATCAAATGTGGAATATACTTTTTGGGAATCGGTGCAGAGGTTTTGACTGATGCGAGTGGATAATTTCCTCCTACGACCCTGACACTTGTTGGAACAACTCTTTTTGGTTCTTTGAGTTCATCTTCGAGATATGCAAGGCCTCTTGGGCATTTGTTACCCTCTATTTTTACAATCTTTCCATCTATCAACTCGAATTTTATTTTACATCCCACAGGACATTGTACACAAACTACTCTATTCATCACTCATTCCTCCTTCAACGAAACTACGATCTTATCCAACCCCGTTATTTTCTGAGAAGGAATTTTGATCCTGATCATCTCACTTGGCATTACATCTTCAAATTTTTTTTCGAAATTGCCTGCAGTTAGAATCGTTTTCTCCATGGGTTTTTTACTCCTCACATATAAAACTAAATCTTCACCACTCACATATCTTTTTGGAAAGATTATCCCAATATTATCTCCTGGTTCGATTGGTACACCCATTTCAAAACTTTCACCTTTTGCATACAAAGCTGCGTATTTACCTGCTTTTTCTCCTTCTATCGTTACGTAATCCACAAGATCGTAGATCACCGTACAATTGCCCGCAGAAAAGATCCATTGGTTTGAACTTTGACCTATGTTAGAACACGAAATGCCTTTTGAGATACGATCCAGTTGTACAAGATCGGCAAGTAATTCAACCTGTGGTATTAGTCCAACAGAGAGAACTAACGTATCGACTTTGAAAATTTTTTCTGTACCTGGTATTGGTTTGTAGTTTTGATCAACCTGTGCAACTACTACTTCTTCAAGCCTCTCTTTTCCTCTCACCTCAACAACTGTACTTGAAAGATACAAAGGTATATTGTAATCCTCAAGGCACTGTATGACATTTCTCAAAAGTCCACCAGAATAAGGCAATCTTTCTATCACTGCAACCACTTCAACGCCTTCAAGTGTCAGCCTTCGTGCCATGATCATACCTATATCTCCTGAACCCAATATCAGAGCCCTTTTACCAATGAGTCTATTTTCTATATTCATGTACTTTTGTGCCACACCAGCTGTGAAGATCCCTGAAGGCCTATCGCCAGGAATCATCAAAGCTCCAAAGGGTCTTTCTCTCGCACCGGCTGTATAAACAATCGATCTTGTTTCGATCTCAAGGACACCTTTTGGAGAAACCAATATGGCTTTTCTGTCTGGTTTTACAGTATGAACATGGCAATCCATCAAAAGATCTATTTGGTAATTCTCAAGCAATGCAGAAAATCTCTCTGCATATTCTGGACCAGTCAGTTCTTCTTTAAAATAATGGAGCCCAAAGCCGTTGTGTATACACTGATTGAGAATTCCACCAGTCCTCTCATCTCTATCAACAAGAGTTACTTTTACCCCATTTTTTGCCGCACTCAATGCTGCTGCCATCCCTGCAGCACCAGCACCGATCACAAGAACATCGGTTTTCATTCTCTCACCTTCCCATCGACGATCCAACTTTGAGGTGATTTGAGAACAATCTCTGACATATCTAACTTGAGCTCTCTTTCGAGAATCTTCATGATTTTTATAGAGCAAAAACCACCCTGACATCTCCCAAACATCGCTCTTGTTCGGAATTTTATGCCATCAAGTGACCGTGCACCCCTTCTTATTGCTTCGATTATCTCCGCTTCCGTGACTTCATTGCAATAACAGATTAATCTACCTGCCGCGGGATCTTTTTTGACAAGTTCTTGCCATTCTTCTAATGGAAGCTCAACGATTTTCTTTATACCTTTTCTAATGGGGTTGAAATCTTTCTTTGGAAATAATTTCAAACCAAGCTCTTTTTGAATGATCTCTTCTGTCAAATACTCCGCAATCGCTGGAGCAGCGGTCAAGCCAGGTGATCTCATCGCCATCAGGTTCACAAAATTTTTAACAATCTTGCTCGCCCCTATGAAGAAATCTTTTTGAGGACTTTCGGGTCTAAGACCACAAAAAGTTTTAACAGTTTGAGAAAAGTCTAATGATGGAACAAGAGTCTTTGTAAAATTCCTTATCTGTTCCAATCCTTCTTGTGTTGTTTCGAAATGATTTTTCATCTCACTTGGTAAGTCAGTTGCTGTAGGTCCAAGCAATAAACCACCATCTATAGTTGGTAAAACCAATATTCCCTTCGATGTTTTAGTAGGTGTCGGGAAGATGATAGATTTAACGGTCGAGCCTACTTTTTTGTCCAAAAGGATATACTCGCCACGTCTTGGGTGCAATGGTACATACTCTGCCCCGGCAAGAATGGCTATCTGGTCTGCAAAAAGTCCAGCTGCATTTATCACAATATCCGCTTGATAGGAATTTTTGTCGGTGATGACCTTTTTGATTCTGTCATTTTCTTTCTCAAAACCTATCACTTTCTCGTTTAAAACAATTTTTGCGCCATTTGCTACAGCATTTTCAACGGCTGCTATCGCAACCATCCAAGGCTCTGTTATACCTGCAGTTGGTGCCCAAAGCCCACATTTTACCTCTTTGTTTAAATTCGGCTCTTTCTCAAGTAAGGTACTCCTATCGTGAATTTCCAAACCCGGTACCCCGTTGACTTTCCCTTGCTCATACAGTTCTTCAATAGTTTTAACCTCTTCATCGCTGAAGGCAACTACATATGAACCTATTCTCTTTATCTCAAAATCCAACTCTTGCGAAAGTAGAGTGTACATGGTGTTTCCTTTTGAACAGAATTTTGAACGATTAGAACCAACAGGATCATCATAGCCAGCGTGAAGTATGGCTGAATTTGCCTTCGTAACTCCCCAGCCAATATCGAGATTTTTCTCAATTATGGTTAAATCAAGATCGTACTTAGAAAGCTCCCTCGCAGCTAAACTTCCAACAACACCTGCACCGATTATGACAACTTTCATTCAAGCACCTCCAAAGAAAAAAGCCACACCCCAAAAGGGATGTGGCTTTCTCCAGGACTCATACCACACCATTTTTATTTTACCACAGTCTTTGAGTTTTTCAACAAAAAATACTATCCCAAAAATCTGTAACAATCTTTCCTTTAACCGTAAATGTTATAATTTCGAAAAATAGGGGGTGTTAGGATGGAATGGTTCATTGACGAAAGTTTCTGGAAAGATATGTATGACTGGTTATTCCCACCAGAACGTTTCCAAACGGCAAAAGAACAGGTGGAAAAGGTTTTGAACATAACGGGTATTCAAAGCGGTAATGTACTTGATCTTTGCTGTGGACCGGGAAGACATACTTACGAGCTTGCAAAACTTGGTTTTTCTGTCACGGCAGTTGATGCTTCGGAATTTCTTTTGAACAAAGCCAAAGAGTTTTGTTCAGAATTCACAAACGTACGTTTCGTTCATGCCGATATGAGAGATTTTGTTGAGTCAAATCATTTTGATCTTGTCATCAACATGTTCACGTCATTTGGCTATTTTAAAGATCATGAAGATAATCTAAAAGTCCTAAGAAATATCAGAAAAAGTTTGAAAAGTGGCGGCAAACTTTTGATGGAGATGTCTTCAAAGGAGATAATTCTAAAAAACTACAGAGATTCAATAATTAGTGAACGTAATCAAAAAATGCTCATCGAAAAACACAGTTTTGAGCCTGGTATGGCAAGGATGATAAATGACTGGATTGTCCTTGAAAATGGCAGATATAAAATTCACAGATTGGAGCACTATGTTTATTCTGCACAAGAATTGAGAATGATGCTTCAAATGTGTGGATTTGAAAATATCGTTGTATACGGTTCATTGGATGGAGATCCCTATGATTTGAACGCTAAAAGATTAGTTGTTGTAGCTGAATAGTTTTTAAATAGATTTATAATTTATAAAGGGTGATGTCGTGAATTTAGATATATACAACCAAGATATTCGTTTGATCGATCCTATATGTTCTCCTGTTTTCAAAGTAAATGGTAAGCGGGGTGTACTTTTGATTCATGGTTTCACAGGAAGTCCACATGACATGGCTTATGTTGCCGAAAGGCTTTTCAGTGAAGGATTCACCGTATCCGTTCCGCGACTTCCTGGGCATGGTACGAATCACAAAGATTTTTTGAACTCAACTTGGAGAGACTGGGTTAGAAGGTCAATAGATGCCTATCTTGATCTAACCAATTTTTGTGATGAAATAAACGTTGTTGGTCTTTCGATGGGGGCACTTCTTGCTACTGTTGTAACATCGAGCTTCAAAGCCAAGAAACTCGTCTTAGCAGCTCCTGCTTTCAAGGTAACAGACTGGCGGCTGAAATTCACTCCTTTGATGAGTTTGTTTGTGCAGTACAGAGAAAAAGAACCACCAGTTTTTGATGATCCTTCATTGAATAAACTGGCTCAGGAGTATTGGAATAAGGTTTTCATCAAACCCGCTGCTCAATTGTATAAGTTGCAAAAGATTGCTATCAAGAGCTTGGAGAAAGTTGAATCTTCCACATTAGTCATAGTTACTCAAAAAGACAACACCGTCCCATTATCTGTCTTGGATGTGATAAGAGAACACTTAAAGTCTGAGTTCAAGACGGTTGTTCTTGAAAAAAGTGCACATCCTGTGACGAATGATGTAGAAAAAGAACTTGTCGCTGAAAAGATCGTAGAGTTTCTCTCTAATTGAGGAGGAATCAAAATTGATAAAACTTCAAGATATCAAAGATGCCAGGGAAAGAATATCAAAGTGGACTCATACAACACCTGTTTTTTCATCACAGACTTTTAATATGATTTCAAACAACTCTGTTTTTCTAAAGGCAGAAAATCTTCAAAAAAGTGGTTCTTTCAAATTCAGAGGCGCGATGAATTTTTTACTTTCACTGAACGATGAAGATCTCAAGCATGGTGTTGTCACAGGTTCGTCTGGTAATCACGGTCAAGCTCTTGCTTGTGCTGGAAAAATTGTTGGTACCAAGGTGACTGTGGTCGTTCCAGAGGATGTTTCAGCAGCTAAGCTTTCAGCAATGGAAGGATACGATGCGAAGATAGAACGATGCGGTAGGACATCTACAGAAAGACTGAAAAAGGCTTATGAAATATCACAGCAAACTGGAGCGATCTTTGTACCACCTTTTGATCATCCATGGATAATGGCTGGACAAGGCACGATAGGTCTTGAATTGGTCGAACAACTCGGTGATTTCGACGCCGTCTTAGTTCCTTGTGGGGGTTGTGGATTGATTTCTGGTATTTCTGTAGCGGTCAAGGAGACTCTAAAAGATGTCAAGGTCTATGGAGTTGAACCAGAACAGAGTAACAGCACATATCTT
The DNA window shown above is from Thermotoga profunda AZM34c06 and carries:
- the glpK gene encoding glycerol kinase GlpK; translated protein: MAEKYILALDQGTTSSRAIIFDHSGKVMSMVNQEFDQIYPRPGWVEHDPMDILESQISVAKKAMRNSSIEPHQIAAIGITNQRETTILWDRKTGKPVYNAIVWQCRRTANICDDLKNQGYAQKVKEKTGLVIDAYFSATKLKWLLDNVEGAREKAKKGELLFGTVDTWLIWNLTGGKVHVTDYSNASRTMLFNINTLNWDEELLELFDIPKSVLPEVWPSSCKYGYTSDEIFGEKIPISGDAGDQQAALFGQVCCEPGMVKNTYGTGCFILMNTGERPVRSQSGLLTTIAWGLEEKKVCYALEGSVFVAGAAIQWLRDGIKLIEKASDTEYLASAVPDSAGVYFVPAFVGLGAPYWDMYARGTIVGITRGTLKEHIVRATLESIAYQTKDVVDVMSSESKIELRSLRVDGGASVNNFLMQFQSDILGVPVERPKVNETTALGAAYLAGLATGYWQNHDEIKRQWQLDRRFEPRMNCEERQRLYSGWKRAVKRATRWVEE
- a CDS encoding glycerol-3-phosphate responsive antiterminator, whose product is MINYFEFPIVPAIREDTSIQKALSCKATSAFLLTGDIMELGQIIQLFHNSGKYVFVHIDLVKGLGKDEAALKFLKIQLRADGVITTKGNLVTFAKKIDLVPIQRIFLLDSQSLVTGIQQAKSHTPDYIEVLPGLLPDLIKQIKDETKIPVITGGLIKTLNQVKEALIKGATAVSTSEESLWNISL
- a CDS encoding DUF1667 domain-containing protein, which translates into the protein MNRVVCVQCPVGCKIKFELIDGKIVKIEGNKCPRGLAYLEDELKEPKRVVPTSVRVVGGNYPLASVKTSAPIPKKYIPHLMKKLREIKVNAPVKVGDVILKNIFDTGVDVIATRTVLKNSERDIPQ
- a CDS encoding NAD(P)/FAD-dependent oxidoreductase; this encodes MKTDVLVIGAGAAGMAAALSAAKNGVKVTLVDRDERTGGILNQCIHNGFGLHYFKEELTGPEYAERFSALLENYQIDLLMDCHVHTVKPDRKAILVSPKGVLEIETRSIVYTAGARERPFGALMIPGDRPSGIFTAGVAQKYMNIENRLIGKRALILGSGDIGMIMARRLTLEGVEVVAVIERLPYSGGLLRNVIQCLEDYNIPLYLSSTVVEVRGKERLEEVVVAQVDQNYKPIPGTEKIFKVDTLVLSVGLIPQVELLADLVQLDRISKGISCSNIGQSSNQWIFSAGNCTVIYDLVDYVTIEGEKAGKYAALYAKGESFEMGVPIEPGDNIGIIFPKRYVSGEDLVLYVRSKKPMEKTILTAGNFEKKFEDVMPSEMIRIKIPSQKITGLDKIVVSLKEE
- a CDS encoding NAD(P)/FAD-dependent oxidoreductase, translated to MKVVIIGAGVVGSLAARELSKYDLDLTIIEKNLDIGWGVTKANSAILHAGYDDPVGSNRSKFCSKGNTMYTLLSQELDFEIKRIGSYVVAFSDEEVKTIEELYEQGKVNGVPGLEIHDRSTLLEKEPNLNKEVKCGLWAPTAGITEPWMVAIAAVENAVANGAKIVLNEKVIGFEKENDRIKKVITDKNSYQADIVINAAGLFADQIAILAGAEYVPLHPRRGEYILLDKKVGSTVKSIIFPTPTKTSKGILVLPTIDGGLLLGPTATDLPSEMKNHFETTQEGLEQIRNFTKTLVPSLDFSQTVKTFCGLRPESPQKDFFIGASKIVKNFVNLMAMRSPGLTAAPAIAEYLTEEIIQKELGLKLFPKKDFNPIRKGIKKIVELPLEEWQELVKKDPAAGRLICYCNEVTEAEIIEAIRRGARSLDGIKFRTRAMFGRCQGGFCSIKIMKILERELKLDMSEIVLKSPQSWIVDGKVRE
- a CDS encoding class I SAM-dependent methyltransferase, whose product is MEWFIDESFWKDMYDWLFPPERFQTAKEQVEKVLNITGIQSGNVLDLCCGPGRHTYELAKLGFSVTAVDASEFLLNKAKEFCSEFTNVRFVHADMRDFVESNHFDLVINMFTSFGYFKDHEDNLKVLRNIRKSLKSGGKLLMEMSSKEIILKNYRDSIISERNQKMLIEKHSFEPGMARMINDWIVLENGRYKIHRLEHYVYSAQELRMMLQMCGFENIVVYGSLDGDPYDLNAKRLVVVAE
- a CDS encoding alpha/beta hydrolase, translated to MNLDIYNQDIRLIDPICSPVFKVNGKRGVLLIHGFTGSPHDMAYVAERLFSEGFTVSVPRLPGHGTNHKDFLNSTWRDWVRRSIDAYLDLTNFCDEINVVGLSMGALLATVVTSSFKAKKLVLAAPAFKVTDWRLKFTPLMSLFVQYREKEPPVFDDPSLNKLAQEYWNKVFIKPAAQLYKLQKIAIKSLEKVESSTLVIVTQKDNTVPLSVLDVIREHLKSEFKTVVLEKSAHPVTNDVEKELVAEKIVEFLSN
- a CDS encoding threonine ammonia-lyase; this encodes MIKLQDIKDARERISKWTHTTPVFSSQTFNMISNNSVFLKAENLQKSGSFKFRGAMNFLLSLNDEDLKHGVVTGSSGNHGQALACAGKIVGTKVTVVVPEDVSAAKLSAMEGYDAKIERCGRTSTERLKKAYEISQQTGAIFVPPFDHPWIMAGQGTIGLELVEQLGDFDAVLVPCGGCGLISGISVAVKETLKDVKVYGVEPEQSNSTYLSFKAGHLVELKNINTIADGLRTAMPGRLTFPIVQKYVDDILLVSEEEIKKAVVFLLERMKLLVEPSGAVTVAALLFGKFPLKSKKVIAILSGGNVDLFAISEWIKEAKQGG